In uncultured Cohaesibacter sp., a genomic segment contains:
- a CDS encoding ABC transporter substrate-binding protein: MRTLTLAALALMAATAAHAETTITLYTSQAPEQAQETVDAFEKANPDIKVNWTRNGTSALMNVMRAEIEAGQVQADVLLVADPINLGLLKAQDQLLAYKEAPIADYDKATYDKDMTFFGTKGITTGIAYNTNNAKPVKKWADLLTEENRGQIAVPSPLYSGAALNHLHALINDETIGWSFYEGLAKLDIAPEGGNGPATKAVASGMAKYAILVDANALRAKAQGSPIDYIAPEDGVSFIGEPVAILKSSKHVAEAKKFVDFLLSKEGQELVSKQGNLPLLSSVASPEGFPALSSMKLLGYDVDAAVKANEKVRAKFADIFGM, encoded by the coding sequence ATGCGTACCCTTACTCTTGCTGCCCTTGCCCTCATGGCAGCAACGGCAGCTCACGCCGAAACCACCATCACCCTTTACACCAGCCAGGCTCCCGAGCAGGCTCAGGAAACCGTTGACGCCTTCGAAAAGGCCAACCCGGACATCAAGGTCAACTGGACCCGCAACGGTACCTCGGCCCTGATGAATGTCATGCGCGCCGAAATCGAAGCCGGTCAGGTGCAGGCCGATGTCCTGCTGGTTGCCGACCCGATCAACCTTGGCCTGCTGAAGGCACAGGATCAGCTGCTGGCCTATAAGGAAGCCCCGATCGCTGACTATGACAAGGCAACCTACGACAAGGACATGACCTTCTTCGGCACCAAGGGCATCACCACCGGGATCGCCTACAACACCAACAACGCCAAGCCGGTCAAGAAATGGGCCGACCTGCTGACCGAAGAGAACCGCGGCCAGATCGCCGTGCCAAGCCCGCTCTATTCCGGTGCGGCTCTCAACCATTTGCATGCGCTGATCAACGACGAGACGATCGGCTGGAGCTTCTATGAAGGTCTCGCCAAGCTCGACATCGCCCCTGAAGGCGGCAATGGACCGGCCACCAAGGCCGTTGCGTCCGGCATGGCCAAATACGCCATTCTGGTCGACGCCAACGCCCTGCGCGCCAAGGCACAGGGCTCACCGATCGACTATATTGCCCCGGAAGACGGCGTGTCCTTCATCGGCGAACCGGTTGCCATCCTGAAAAGCTCCAAGCATGTTGCCGAAGCCAAGAAATTCGTCGACTTCTTGTTGTCCAAGGAAGGGCAGGAACTGGTTTCCAAACAGGGCAACCTGCCGCTTCTGTCCAGCGTCGCCAGCCCGGAAGGCTTCCCGGCCCTCTCTTCCATGAAGCTGCTCGGCTATGATGTCGATGCCGCAGTCAAGGCGAACGAAAAGGTTCGCGCCAAATTCGCAGACATCTTTGGAATGTAA
- a CDS encoding NEW3 domain-containing protein: MESLAKCARLALFGAVLAATPILSSNAFAEAFTQPASGPAIHGFWLTADHPDVAVSAGKTVSIPLSLLNALDQPVRTKLDVKGLPDGWTYSIKAGGSEVTSAMPLPNEIDNLTLMVVPPKDAKKQVYDFEVDAVANGDQFKLPLSVAIADIPLGDTTLVPELPALHGTVNTSFEYKMKLTNGSNHDILFNLGADAPDGFNATFKKGYGTEEITGIPVKAGATESVSMTIKLNHNVSEGDYPIEISAVAGPDDPAAKAKVSLKVSGSPRLALSGPNERLSGQAVAGKETTFPFVLVNNGTAAASKVKLSATSPSDWKVSFDPKELDKLEAGKTQNVNVKIQPSSKAIAGDYMVQIRANGDDGVSKEVDYRVTVETSTMWGIIGVAIIAIAVIVLLGAIFRYGRR, encoded by the coding sequence ATGGAATCTCTCGCTAAATGCGCTCGACTGGCGCTGTTCGGGGCCGTTTTGGCCGCTACCCCCATTCTGTCTTCCAACGCCTTTGCCGAGGCCTTTACGCAGCCCGCGAGCGGCCCGGCCATTCATGGCTTCTGGCTGACGGCGGATCATCCCGATGTTGCCGTTTCGGCTGGCAAGACCGTTTCCATTCCGCTGTCGCTGCTCAACGCCCTCGACCAGCCGGTTCGCACCAAGCTTGACGTCAAGGGCCTGCCGGATGGCTGGACCTATTCCATCAAGGCAGGCGGCTCCGAGGTTACCTCGGCGATGCCATTGCCCAATGAGATCGACAATCTGACCCTGATGGTGGTGCCACCCAAGGACGCCAAGAAGCAGGTCTATGACTTCGAGGTGGATGCGGTCGCCAACGGGGACCAGTTCAAGCTGCCGCTCAGCGTGGCAATTGCCGACATTCCGCTCGGTGATACGACCCTTGTGCCGGAACTGCCCGCATTGCACGGGACGGTCAACACCAGCTTCGAGTACAAGATGAAACTGACCAACGGTTCCAACCACGACATCCTGTTCAACCTTGGTGCCGATGCGCCGGATGGTTTCAACGCCACCTTCAAGAAGGGTTATGGCACAGAGGAAATCACCGGCATTCCGGTCAAGGCCGGAGCCACCGAATCGGTCTCGATGACCATAAAGCTCAACCACAATGTCTCTGAGGGTGACTATCCGATCGAAATTTCCGCTGTTGCCGGACCAGATGATCCTGCCGCCAAGGCCAAGGTCAGCCTGAAGGTCAGCGGCTCACCGCGGCTTGCTCTCAGTGGACCGAATGAACGGCTGAGCGGGCAGGCCGTCGCTGGCAAGGAAACCACCTTCCCGTTCGTGCTGGTCAACAACGGCACGGCAGCGGCCAGTAAGGTCAAGCTCAGTGCTACCTCGCCAAGCGACTGGAAGGTCAGCTTTGATCCCAAGGAACTGGACAAGCTCGAAGCTGGCAAGACCCAGAATGTCAATGTCAAGATCCAGCCATCCAGCAAGGCTATTGCCGGTGACTATATGGTTCAGATCCGGGCCAACGGCGACGACGGGGTCTCCAAGGAGGTCGACTATCGCGTGACCGTTGAAACCTCCACCATGTGGGGCATCATCGGTGTGGCCATCATCGCCATCGCCGTCATCGTTCTGCTGGGTGCCATCTTCCGGTACGGCCGCAGATGA
- a CDS encoding TerB family tellurite resistance protein yields the protein MFDSLMQLFRDLAGASDESHVFSDNDLRVATAALLVHLMSIDGEVDDTEADEIRKVLKRHYALSEDETDALIDFASKCDDESVDLYKFTSVLKRELDEKGRIQIIEMMWQLVFADGHIHEFEDNLVWRVSELLGVSRRDRIRMRQHVQGQIEKEAE from the coding sequence ATGTTTGATAGCCTGATGCAGCTGTTTCGCGATCTTGCCGGAGCCTCGGATGAGAGCCATGTCTTCTCCGACAATGATCTGCGGGTGGCAACCGCGGCGCTCCTCGTCCACCTGATGTCGATTGATGGCGAGGTTGACGATACGGAGGCCGACGAAATCCGCAAGGTGCTGAAGCGTCACTATGCGCTCAGTGAAGACGAGACCGATGCCCTGATCGACTTTGCCAGCAAATGCGATGACGAGTCGGTGGACCTCTACAAGTTCACTTCGGTGTTGAAGCGCGAGCTTGATGAAAAGGGACGGATCCAGATCATCGAGATGATGTGGCAGCTTGTCTTCGCCGATGGTCATATTCATGAATTCGAGGACAATCTGGTCTGGCGGGTTTCCGAGCTGCTTGGGGTTTCCCGCCGTGATCGTATCAGGATGCGGCAGCATGTTCAGGGGCAGATTGAAAAAGAGGCCGAATGA
- a CDS encoding DUF2301 domain-containing membrane protein, with translation MADPHIKPEMDWLDYLSVCVYRMGFVLAAPSVLLLPWDTVYPAQKMCFVAAIMCASCLHIYVKPFRLLLQAATWGGLGCALFGFELFGLGGAFITLGGLCYKEYFCFRVPGLPLQPLFLAGLWFALAFGILPFAQILAVIAALLFLIVSVAKWRMPLYFDIGDKSKYVV, from the coding sequence TTGGCAGACCCGCATATCAAGCCTGAAATGGACTGGCTCGACTATCTCTCCGTTTGTGTCTACAGGATGGGCTTCGTGCTCGCGGCACCGTCAGTATTGCTGTTGCCATGGGATACGGTCTATCCGGCTCAGAAAATGTGCTTTGTGGCGGCCATCATGTGTGCGTCCTGCCTGCATATCTACGTGAAGCCGTTTCGTCTGCTGTTGCAGGCGGCAACCTGGGGCGGGCTTGGCTGTGCACTGTTCGGGTTCGAGCTGTTCGGGCTTGGCGGGGCGTTCATCACCCTCGGCGGTCTCTGCTACAAGGAATATTTCTGCTTCCGGGTGCCCGGTCTGCCGCTGCAGCCGCTGTTTCTAGCGGGGTTGTGGTTTGCACTGGCTTTCGGGATTCTGCCATTTGCGCAAATCCTGGCGGTCATAGCGGCCCTGCTGTTCCTGATCGTCAGCGTTGCGAAATGGCGGATGCCGCTGTATTTCGACATTGGCGACAAGAGCAAATATGTGGTGTAG
- a CDS encoding ABC transporter ATP-binding protein: MSAIEIAGIHKSFGQTEVLRDISLSIRSGEFVAVLGPSGCGKTTLLRTLAGFEKLDSGEIHVDGRLLSGKDVHLSPEERNIGVVFQNYALWPHMSVEQNVSYSLKVKGMSRPDRTRRTRDVLELVGLDTLSTRRPADLSGGQRQRVALARCLAMQAGVVLLDEPLANLDVHLRATLEEEFSRFHRRSGATMFYITHDQSEALALADRVAVMDKGRIAQFAAPSTLYLEPTNEMVAGFIGEGKLMDVSNLTPGNDGRAHAHLFGQPIRLRCAEDARARSEARISFHPSDLSLADAGVGIPATVKRITYRGDHLRAEVAPDPAPDISLTLNVMPPFCIEQGQHVSIALNDGWVLPDPHFA, from the coding sequence ATGAGCGCTATTGAAATTGCTGGCATTCACAAATCATTCGGGCAGACCGAGGTGCTCAGAGACATCTCGCTGTCGATCAGGTCCGGTGAATTCGTTGCCGTCCTCGGCCCTTCAGGCTGCGGCAAGACCACGCTATTGCGTACGCTGGCGGGGTTTGAAAAACTGGACAGCGGCGAGATCCATGTGGATGGCCGCCTGCTCTCCGGCAAGGATGTGCACCTGTCGCCAGAGGAACGCAACATCGGCGTGGTGTTCCAGAATTATGCCCTCTGGCCGCACATGAGCGTTGAGCAGAATGTCTCCTATAGCCTCAAGGTCAAGGGCATGTCCCGCCCGGATCGCACCCGCCGCACCAGGGACGTTCTCGAACTGGTCGGCCTTGATACCCTTTCTACCCGCCGACCTGCCGACCTCTCCGGCGGCCAGCGCCAGCGTGTGGCACTTGCCCGCTGCCTTGCCATGCAGGCCGGTGTCGTGCTGCTGGACGAACCGCTCGCCAACCTTGATGTGCATCTGCGGGCAACACTGGAAGAGGAATTCTCCCGCTTCCATCGCCGCTCCGGTGCCACCATGTTCTACATCACCCACGACCAGTCCGAAGCTCTGGCGCTGGCAGACCGGGTGGCCGTCATGGACAAGGGCCGGATCGCCCAGTTCGCGGCGCCCAGCACCCTCTATCTGGAACCGACCAACGAGATGGTGGCCGGCTTCATCGGCGAGGGCAAGCTGATGGACGTCTCCAATCTCACGCCGGGCAATGATGGCAGGGCCCACGCCCACCTGTTCGGCCAGCCGATCCGGCTGCGCTGTGCCGAAGATGCCCGCGCCCGCTCGGAAGCCCGGATTTCCTTCCATCCCTCCGACCTGTCGCTGGCCGACGCTGGTGTCGGCATTCCGGCCACCGTCAAGCGCATCACCTATCGCGGCGATCATCTGAGGGCCGAAGTTGCTCCGGATCCGGCCCCGGATATCTCGCTCACCCTGAATGTCATGCCCCCCTTCTGCATTGAGCAGGGGCAGCATGTCTCCATCGCCCTTAACGATGGATGGGTCCTGCCCGACCCGCATTTTGCCTGA
- a CDS encoding glutamine amidotransferase, with protein MTDDLRKILIVLHQENSTPGRVGYLLERRGFALDIRRPRFGDPLPQSMQEHVGAVVFGGPMSANDEEDYVRQEIDWISVPLRDGAPFLGICLGAQMLSRQLGGQVDLHPCGLVERGYYDIEPTEQGQTLLPWPQKVYQWHKEGFSLPAGAERLATSCYFQNQAMRYGQNAYGIQFHPEVTLQMMHQWTTVAADHLTVAGARKRGDHFRERSVYDPDVERWLNRFLDMWIGSGPE; from the coding sequence ATGACGGATGATTTGCGAAAGATACTGATTGTTTTGCATCAGGAGAACTCCACGCCGGGGCGCGTGGGCTATCTTCTCGAGCGGAGGGGCTTTGCGCTTGATATTCGTCGCCCGCGTTTTGGCGACCCATTGCCTCAGAGCATGCAGGAGCATGTGGGCGCGGTTGTTTTCGGTGGCCCCATGAGCGCCAATGACGAGGAGGATTATGTCCGGCAGGAGATCGACTGGATATCGGTTCCCCTGCGTGACGGTGCGCCGTTTCTCGGGATCTGTCTGGGCGCGCAAATGTTGTCGCGGCAGCTCGGTGGGCAGGTGGATCTACATCCATGCGGCCTGGTGGAGCGTGGCTATTATGACATCGAGCCGACCGAACAGGGGCAGACGCTGTTGCCCTGGCCCCAGAAGGTCTATCAGTGGCACAAGGAAGGCTTTTCGCTGCCAGCCGGTGCCGAGCGGTTGGCGACCAGCTGCTATTTCCAGAATCAGGCCATGCGCTATGGTCAGAACGCCTATGGCATCCAGTTTCATCCGGAAGTGACCCTGCAGATGATGCACCAGTGGACGACCGTTGCCGCCGATCATCTGACGGTTGCCGGAGCTCGCAAGCGGGGCGATCATTTCCGTGAACGCAGTGTGTATGATCCGGATGTCGAGCGCTGGCTGAACCGGTTTCTCGACATGTGGATCGGGTCCGGGCCAGAGTGA
- a CDS encoding YggT family protein — MTALLLLIDQVLAIYTYVVIASAVFSWLFAFNIVNPRNQIVSSIYEVCWRLTEPVLGRIRSVIPAIGGLDLSPVILLLAIFFIRNLLRTGVY; from the coding sequence ATGACGGCTTTACTTCTTCTGATCGATCAGGTTCTGGCAATCTACACCTATGTGGTGATTGCATCCGCAGTGTTTTCCTGGCTGTTTGCCTTCAATATTGTCAATCCGCGTAACCAGATCGTCTCATCCATCTATGAAGTCTGCTGGCGTCTGACCGAGCCGGTGCTGGGGCGTATCCGCTCTGTCATTCCGGCCATTGGCGGGCTGGACCTGTCGCCGGTCATTCTGCTGCTGGCGATCTTCTTCATCCGGAACCTGCTGCGCACCGGCGTCTATTGA
- a CDS encoding aldo/keto reductase: protein MHSRKLGKDGFSVSEVGLGCWQLGADWGAAVAEETGLAILETALEKGVTFFDTANVYGDGKSESLIGKFLKGKDRPDIRVATKFGRGDVYPDGYTEQSLRAGIDASRKRLGMDCLDLVQLHCIPTEVMRQGAIFDWLRALQSEGVIRHFGASVETVEEGLMCIEQEGLLSLQVIYNIFRQKLTDELLPQAKAKGVGIIVRLPLASGILSGKFSADTKFAENDHRNFNRDGQCFNVGETFAGLPYEKGLELVEELKTMLPEGMSMADMAQRWILDHDAVSTIIPGASRPDQIGRNAVISDLAPLPQQLHDDLVSFYKEKVAQHVRGAY, encoded by the coding sequence ATGCATAGTCGCAAATTGGGAAAAGATGGATTCAGCGTCAGCGAAGTCGGTCTTGGCTGTTGGCAACTTGGTGCCGACTGGGGTGCGGCAGTGGCAGAGGAAACCGGCCTTGCCATTCTTGAAACCGCCCTTGAGAAGGGTGTCACCTTCTTTGACACCGCCAACGTCTATGGCGACGGCAAGAGCGAAAGCCTGATCGGCAAGTTCCTCAAGGGCAAGGACCGCCCGGACATCCGCGTTGCCACCAAGTTCGGCCGCGGCGACGTCTATCCCGATGGCTACACCGAACAGTCCCTGCGGGCCGGTATCGACGCATCCCGCAAGCGCCTCGGCATGGACTGCCTTGATCTGGTGCAGCTCCATTGCATCCCGACCGAGGTCATGCGGCAAGGAGCCATTTTCGACTGGCTGCGCGCCCTGCAGTCCGAAGGCGTGATCAGGCATTTCGGTGCCAGCGTGGAAACGGTCGAGGAAGGCCTGATGTGCATCGAGCAGGAGGGCCTGTTGAGCCTTCAGGTGATCTATAACATCTTCCGCCAGAAGCTGACCGATGAGCTGTTGCCACAGGCCAAGGCCAAAGGTGTCGGCATCATCGTGCGCCTGCCACTGGCCAGTGGCATCCTGTCCGGCAAATTCTCTGCCGACACGAAATTCGCCGAAAATGACCACCGCAACTTCAACCGCGACGGCCAGTGCTTCAACGTTGGCGAAACCTTCGCCGGTCTGCCCTACGAGAAGGGGCTGGAGCTGGTTGAGGAACTGAAGACGATGCTGCCCGAAGGCATGAGCATGGCCGACATGGCCCAACGCTGGATTCTGGATCATGACGCCGTCTCCACCATCATCCCCGGAGCCAGCCGGCCCGACCAGATCGGGCGCAATGCGGTTATCTCTGATCTCGCACCACTACCGCAGCAGCTGCACGACGATCTCGTCTCCTTCTACAAGGAAAAGGTCGCCCAGCATGTCCGTGGCGCTTATTGA
- a CDS encoding NAD(P)-dependent alcohol dehydrogenase, whose product MKSIGYAAHSVGSALEPFSFERRALRDNDVAMDILYCGVCHSDLHYVKNDWGKTVYPFVPGHEIVGRVSEIGPDVSKYKVGDIVAVGCMVDSCQECDQCRKDHEQYCREGWTGTYNAPDRQTGDITRGGYSNNIIVREEFVLSVPEGLDISKAAPLLCAGITTYSPLREWNVGPGSRVGVVGMGGLGHMAIKLAHAMGAIVTVISRSADKKKDADDLGAHNFLVSKDAEQMGAYANAFDLIIDTVPVKHDINPYLPLLDIDGTLCLVGQIGPLEELTTPFMVRGRRRVAGSIIGGIRETQECLDFCARFGINPEVEMIDIKDINTAYERMERSDVHYRFVIDMKSLAA is encoded by the coding sequence ATGAAATCAATTGGTTATGCAGCGCATTCGGTCGGGAGTGCGCTGGAGCCCTTTTCCTTTGAGCGCCGGGCCCTGCGCGACAATGATGTTGCCATGGACATTCTCTATTGCGGCGTCTGCCATTCGGACCTGCATTATGTAAAAAATGACTGGGGCAAGACCGTGTATCCTTTTGTGCCCGGCCATGAGATTGTCGGTCGCGTGAGCGAGATCGGGCCGGATGTCAGCAAATACAAGGTTGGCGATATCGTTGCCGTCGGCTGCATGGTGGACAGCTGTCAGGAATGTGACCAGTGCAGGAAGGACCACGAACAATATTGCCGCGAAGGCTGGACCGGCACCTACAATGCCCCGGACCGCCAGACCGGCGACATTACCCGCGGGGGCTATTCCAACAATATCATCGTGCGCGAGGAATTTGTGTTGTCCGTTCCCGAGGGGCTCGACATCAGCAAGGCCGCGCCGCTGCTCTGCGCCGGGATCACCACCTATTCGCCGCTGCGCGAGTGGAATGTCGGGCCGGGGTCTCGCGTCGGTGTTGTCGGCATGGGTGGCCTTGGTCACATGGCCATCAAGCTGGCCCACGCGATGGGCGCCATCGTCACGGTGATTTCCCGTTCCGCCGACAAGAAGAAGGATGCGGACGACCTCGGGGCGCACAATTTCCTCGTCTCCAAGGATGCCGAGCAGATGGGCGCCTATGCCAATGCCTTCGACCTGATCATCGACACGGTTCCGGTTAAGCATGACATCAACCCGTATCTGCCGCTGCTGGATATCGACGGCACGCTGTGTCTGGTTGGTCAAATCGGGCCACTGGAAGAGCTGACAACGCCGTTCATGGTCCGTGGTCGTCGCCGGGTCGCCGGGTCGATTATCGGAGGCATCAGGGAAACCCAGGAATGTCTCGATTTCTGCGCCCGCTTCGGTATCAATCCGGAAGTAGAGATGATTGATATCAAGGATATCAATACCGCCTACGAGCGGATGGAACGCTCGGATGTGCATTACCGTTTTGTCATCGACATGAAGAGCCTTGCCGCCTGA
- a CDS encoding ABC transporter permease subunit, translated as MKRKGSPLTGVTSIALKEAADHMTSARMHLIMLLVLLTAIGAVYAAIGQIKTTTAQDDYLFLKLFTVAQQPLPSFSSFMGFLLPLLAIALGFDAVNGEFSRRTMSRILAQPIYRDAVLIGKFLGGLMVLAVALVTLWLLMVGLGILFLGLPPSGADVARGLVYLAATLFYTGVWLALALAFSTITRSPATSALASLSVWLIFTIFWQMITPLLASVISPINPYDPMTMLAQFNTQQGLARISPAILYGEIATMLLDPTSRSVGPIFMSQLQGALIGSPLPTMQSIKIIWPQIAGLIAGMLFMFTLAYVSFQRQEVRS; from the coding sequence ATGAAGCGAAAAGGTTCTCCTCTCACCGGGGTGACGTCGATTGCCCTCAAGGAGGCTGCCGATCACATGACCAGTGCGCGGATGCATCTGATCATGCTGCTCGTCCTGCTCACCGCGATCGGGGCTGTCTATGCCGCGATCGGCCAGATCAAGACGACCACGGCGCAGGATGACTATCTGTTCCTCAAGCTGTTCACCGTGGCGCAGCAACCCCTGCCGTCCTTCTCATCCTTCATGGGCTTCCTGTTGCCTCTATTGGCAATCGCCCTTGGATTTGATGCGGTGAACGGCGAATTCAGTCGTCGTACCATGAGCCGGATTCTGGCCCAGCCGATCTATCGCGATGCGGTTCTGATCGGCAAGTTTCTGGGCGGGCTGATGGTGCTGGCGGTGGCTCTGGTCACCCTGTGGCTGCTGATGGTCGGGCTTGGCATCCTGTTTCTGGGGTTGCCACCCTCTGGGGCCGATGTGGCGCGGGGGCTGGTCTATCTGGCCGCCACGCTGTTCTACACCGGTGTCTGGCTGGCGTTGGCGCTGGCCTTCTCGACCATCACCCGGTCGCCTGCCACTTCGGCGCTGGCATCGCTGTCGGTATGGCTGATCTTTACCATCTTCTGGCAGATGATCACGCCGCTGTTGGCCAGCGTCATCTCTCCGATCAACCCCTATGATCCGATGACGATGCTGGCCCAGTTCAATACCCAGCAGGGACTGGCCCGCATTTCGCCCGCCATTCTCTACGGCGAGATTGCCACCATGCTGCTTGATCCGACCTCTCGCTCGGTCGGGCCGATCTTCATGTCGCAATTGCAGGGTGCCCTCATCGGGTCACCGCTGCCGACCATGCAGAGCATCAAGATTATCTGGCCGCAAATCGCCGGTCTGATAGCCGGGATGCTGTTCATGTTCACGCTGGCCTATGTCAGCTTCCAGCGGCAGGAAGTCCGCTCATAA
- a CDS encoding ABC transporter ATP-binding protein, translating into MSRPVIEAVGLTKRYGRSTVVDGVNIAVDEGEIVGLLGPNGAGKTTTILMIIGLTEPTAGSVRVLDLDPLRDPLAVKAQVGYLPDSVGFYDGMTGLENLRYTARLGGIHPDEMDDRIMTALRQVHLDHVAGNRVGTYSRGMRQRLGLAELAMRQIRLAVLDEPTSGLDPRSTDELLDLIRAFAADGMTLLISSHMLDVVQSICTRVALFNQGKIGFMGSVEKFTNDVAGGSFQIDVAARKIDLSACTEVISAVGAVEHLDDEHWKVSATHDVRPELARLITGHGGDLLSLQAHRASLSEAYNRFFSQIEQ; encoded by the coding sequence ATGAGCCGGCCGGTCATTGAAGCCGTAGGCCTTACCAAGCGCTACGGCAGATCCACTGTTGTTGACGGGGTCAATATCGCAGTGGATGAGGGCGAGATCGTCGGTCTGCTCGGCCCCAACGGGGCGGGCAAGACCACGACCATCCTGATGATCATCGGCCTGACCGAACCCACTGCGGGTTCGGTTCGGGTGCTCGATCTGGATCCCTTGCGCGATCCTCTGGCGGTCAAGGCACAGGTTGGCTATCTGCCGGATTCCGTCGGTTTCTACGACGGCATGACGGGGTTGGAAAACCTGCGTTATACCGCAAGGCTTGGTGGCATTCATCCCGACGAGATGGATGACCGGATCATGACCGCGCTGAGGCAGGTGCATCTTGATCATGTGGCAGGTAATCGGGTGGGCACCTACTCGCGCGGCATGCGACAGCGGCTTGGACTTGCGGAACTGGCCATGCGTCAGATCCGTCTGGCGGTGCTGGACGAGCCCACGTCCGGGCTTGATCCGCGCTCGACCGATGAGCTGCTCGATCTGATCCGGGCCTTTGCCGCAGACGGGATGACGCTGCTCATCTCCTCTCACATGCTGGACGTGGTGCAGTCCATCTGTACCCGCGTTGCGCTGTTCAACCAGGGCAAGATCGGCTTCATGGGGTCGGTGGAGAAATTCACCAATGATGTAGCAGGTGGGTCCTTCCAGATCGATGTTGCCGCTCGCAAGATCGATCTCAGCGCTTGTACGGAGGTCATTTCCGCCGTCGGTGCTGTCGAGCATCTAGATGATGAGCACTGGAAGGTGTCGGCGACCCATGATGTGCGGCCCGAGCTGGCCCGCCTGATCACCGGCCATGGCGGGGATCTTCTCTCCCTGCAGGCCCACCGGGCGAGCCTCAGCGAAGCGTATAACCGCTTCTTTAGTCAGATAGAGCAGTAA
- the ppa gene encoding inorganic diphosphatase, with product MNISEIPAGKDAPEDIYVVIEVPKGSSVKYEVDKASGAVFVDRFLFTPMAYPCDYGFIPNTLADDGDPIDVLVVGDAQLTPGVVMRARPIGVLIMEDDGGKDEKVVAVPHSKLTTHYDHIKTYEDLPKNLVEQIKHFFEHYKDLEPGKWVKIEDWAGPEKAKEMIQISIDNMKK from the coding sequence ATGAATATTAGCGAAATCCCTGCTGGCAAGGACGCCCCGGAAGACATCTACGTTGTCATCGAAGTCCCAAAGGGCTCCTCGGTTAAATATGAAGTCGACAAGGCCTCTGGCGCGGTCTTCGTCGACCGCTTCCTCTTCACCCCGATGGCCTATCCCTGCGATTACGGCTTCATCCCGAACACCCTGGCCGATGATGGCGACCCGATCGACGTACTGGTCGTCGGCGACGCACAGCTGACCCCGGGCGTTGTCATGCGCGCCCGCCCGATTGGCGTTCTGATCATGGAAGACGATGGTGGCAAGGACGAGAAAGTCGTCGCTGTTCCGCACAGCAAGCTGACCACGCATTATGATCACATCAAGACTTATGAGGATCTGCCCAAGAACCTCGTCGAACAGATCAAGCATTTCTTCGAGCACTACAAGGATCTCGAACCCGGCAAATGGGTCAAGATCGAAGACTGGGCCGGCCCGGAAAAGGCCAAGGAAATGATCCAGATTTCTATCGACAACATGAAGAAATAA